attgggcagtgtttggaaaacctttattgagaagcaacacatggaaaaatgcaaagcgccactgaatgtaatccctttgaaagtaagtcccctgaatcgcatcatctttattaattaaacatatagctttcaccggatcaccagattggatgacaaatctttttctcgtaaagtggtgtctgaggcaggaacaggggaacaactactgtggttactatgtttgcaagtttatcaaggtgctctcccaaagaactcctacagagagactcaaagtacgttaaaaatacactatatattcatttaattattattattgattgtgttactatgtctttatatatatatatgtacatatattaatttattttcctttaattcaaacctgtagactcgatggttggaggaaaaggtcatacggcaagaccaaatcaaagcaattcaagagtctatagccggattttttaatgagcaggtcatcgattccaaggacgagttctacttcgacccaacactgccattgaagccaagctagaggatgagaagaaacttgttatgtcacaacaactataatgcaatcttttgtaatatatgcacatgaaataatataatgtaaaatacacatatgcatgcatgcatgtaaatatatatatgatgcatgcatgcatatatatatatatatatatatatatatatatatatatatatatatatatatatatatatatatatatatttctatgcttgaattgtgtgatttaatacgttcattgtgcttgaaccgaaacatactatatgcgcgtataaatgtataattagcagcgtacaatacgacttcgaaaacctattttgaaaagaaaacaaaaaaatgaaaagaaaagaaaaaagaaaaaaacctttagtcccggttcgtattaccaaccaggactaaaggtgccggccatcgtgacatgtcaggaggcacctttagtcccggttggtgttacccaccgagactaaaggtcctcctttagtcccggttcctgacccgggactaaaggaccccccctttagtcccggatgcttgctcccgggtggggaaccgggactagagggggttctccaccaggagtaaagctcggttctctaccagtggtcGGAATACGTGGATATGCGAGCTGCTGCCAGAAAGTACCCTGATGGAAAGATCTTGCCTAGCACGAGCTTGTCGTGATGTTTCAAAGTGCGCGCGACAGCTGCGTTTATATTGTAGTTGTGCCTTCACTTCCGGGTCCATGCTTGTTTCATTTGTTACTTCAGTTTTCCCACAATCACGGTTGCACGACTACTTTAATCGTCCTGAAATATAAGGGATCTACGCTTGTTCCAAGTCAACTGTCCTAAAATGTGACCAGATTTATATagaatagtattaacatttatcaCATCATTATGTACGTAATGATGCTAATATGCGGCATTTATAAGCATAACAATAGGAAAACTGAGTTTAATTTGTTGACTTTTTTGGCtttaagtttgaccactcgttttattcaaaaaatttgtgcaaatatagtcaaatttaagtcattcttgaagaacttttattaataaaccaAGTCACGACAAAAGAAGCGATATTTTgcataaatttttgaataagacgagtgatcaaacttgatatcaaaaaagtcaaacgtcttataatttgggatggattgAGTACATCGCACCGAGACATGGGATATAATAATATATAAACAATAGAATCAGTACCGAGATGATCATATACAGTAGCTAGGAAGCAACAGCTTGGTATATTACACTGCTTATTAACACACTCAGACGACAAGCGCGCACGCGTACACACACactgacacacacacacacacacacatgaacGTGGACATCTCGATAgatgcatcatgcatgtatatatacttaTTAAGGAATTAATAAGGACTTAAGGTAAACCTTGGCCACCTTCGAATTGCTGGGAAGCCAAAGATTATTACGTAGGACCAGAAGTGGTTGAAGACAAAAAGAATCCAGCCTAACACTCGGTCGCGTGGTGAAAGTTGTCGACTTCTGCCAATTCCAATCACAGGAATGTCACCCAGAGAAATGATGCCTTCGCATTCCTTAAGGATCAAAGCTGCAAGATAAATCATCAAGACAGCGACCGCAATTGCAATGGAGCGGGCAACTGGAAGCAGGACCACGAAGAGCCCCAGGCCAAACGCAGCCAGCAGGCTCCTTCCAGAATGCCACATCAAGCCGTATGCAAAATTAATGAGATAGAAGCGTCCCTGTAGGCTCGCAGCAGGCACCCCGGCATAGAGCAGGATGGAGGTAGCGAAGAGAGAGAGGCCAAACGCCAGGGCGTCGGCGAGGATAAACGCATCAAAAGCGTAGCTCCTCCGGGGCCCGCCAAGCACCGGTGTGCCGGCGCCACCACCACCAGTGCCGTCGCCGGCTGATCGGCTGCCTCCGGGCAACGTAAAAGCTGATGCAAATGTCACGGTTGTAATGAGAACGGAGAAAAGGGCTAGAACTTGTGCTGCAGCTGTTAGATTCTCCGACATCTTCTTCTCCTCGTCTTGGTTGGAGAGGACGCATTTTTTGCGGAACAGGTCGCCCCGATTATTTTCACCATAGGGAGCTCCTAATGGTAACAGTGATCTTCGTATCCATAATCTTAGATCCTGCAAAacagaaaataacaaaacaaacaaataaaTGGTCATGCATGCATCAGAAGGCAGAGTCGCAAGACAGATAATAATGATGAGTAATAAGGAGCTAAATTAACAATCATTACTATTAACAGATATAATTAAATTACTTACCCATGCGTAATAGGCATCTAGTGGCAGGGTGGTCCATGAAACATCAATAGGCCTCATGCCCACATTATTGGGTACATCCAAGTGCACCTGCTGGTTCCCAATAAGGTGTAGGACGACTGGAAACTGGGCAGCATGGACAGCGCGGTGCAGTGGAGTGTCCCCGTTCATGTCCTGAGCATTCAGGATCGAGGACAAGAGACCTGCTAGccttgcagctgcagctgcagcagctGAACCCGGACGGGCACGGCGGCTCTGCCTCTGCTTCTGGCTCTGGCTCTGGCGGCACACATATCTGACCACGTTGTAGCGACCCTCCTCTGCAGCGACGTGGAGGAGCGTCCTTCCCTTGGCATCCCGCAGGGTGGCGCAGTCCGGGCACCACTTCAGCAGCATCTCCACGACGCAGAGGCTGCCACTCCCTGCAGCGACGTGTATAGGGTACAGACCTGTATTGTCCGGCTGATATGCCATGGCCACGTTAGCATTCAGCACGAGGGATAGCATAAGCGGGAGTATCTGCGAGTAGCGGCTCCCGCCTAAAACTAGCCGAGCCACCACCTTGTGGACACTCACGCTTGCTGCATCCGTGCCCAATGGCCAAAGCGGTGTGGTCCCTGGCGGTGGCGGCAGAACTTGGGGAGGAAAAATTAGCAGTGACGACGGCAAGCCATCCAGGGATGCAGCCAAGTGAAGAGGTGTGCTCCCGTTCTCCTTGTCCCTCATGCTGGCCAGCTGCGAGAGTAGCAGCAGACCAGGTGCTGTTTCCATTTCCACGCTGGCGCTGGCAGCAGCAGCACCCGTCAGCAGCTGCGAGAGGAGAACAACTGTTTTCACGCTAGCACGTGAAACAGCCGCGTGCAAGACGTTCCGTCCATCTGGTCCGGAGCAGTAGTAGGATAGCTCGCTTCTGATGCTACGCCTTGTTTTAACGAAGAGATGGCGTGCGATATTCATTTCATCATGCTCACCCCATAATGAAACGGCCAGGAAGAACGGGGAGcaagcagcaccagcaccagcaccagcatccTCCTCCCGGGCCCGGCTACTGCTGCACGCCAGATCCGGATCCACGGAAAGTAATTTGTCGATGGCGGCCTTGCTGGCGGCGCGGACCGCCTGGTGCAGCGCGGTCTCCCCACACCTATTCTTCCTTCTCAGGAACTTCTTCACCGCCGCCTCGTCGGCGGCGGTGGCTTCGGTCAGCAGATCGACGAGGCAAGACATCATGTTGACGTTCCCAGCACGGGCAGCGCAGTGCAGGGGCGTGCCGCCCTTGTTGTTAGGCGCTTCCAGTGCTAGGCGCATCGCAGCAGCACCGCCGCGGCCTTTGTGCCCGTAGTAGTCGCGGACGATCATCTTGGCGCAGTCGATGAAGTCCTCGCCGTCGCCGCATGCTGCAACCACGTGCAGCAGGGAGTCCCCCTCTATGGTCgtcatctcatcctcatcaaggACTACCGGGACTAGTAGGGACCATGGGGAGGCGGATGCCAATGCtgctgctggcggcggcggcgcgcccgAATGACGATCAACTTCCACATCTATAGAGACTTGTTCTGCCACCGCCGCTACAGATGTGGCCGCGGCATTCCGTGTGGCTTGCTCGACCTCGACGACGTCGTCGTCCTTGAGCTCGAGCAGATCCTTGAGAAGCTTGCTGTCACCACGGCGAGCAGCCATGAGCAGCTGCGGATCGAGTGTGGCCCGCGGGCAGGAAGGTGGGGGGGTTGGtgttggctttggctttggctcacGAGCAGCCGCCTGCTCGCTTTCGCTAGGGGGGGCTGCCACCGCGGCCATTGTCCTACTACTGTAAATAACGACCAATGCTGCTTGCTTAATTTACAGTAGGAGAGGTAGTTTGTTTGCTGTGGCCGGGTTCTGGCCTTCTGGGTGGTATATATAGTCGTCCAGGTTATATATTCTTTTGGCGGCCAACAGCACGCAAAGGCATATGATCCATATCGCTGCAAGACAGTATATATTCTTTGGCGGCCAACAGCACGCAAAGGCATATATATGCATTATGCATGCACGCATGGCAAATAGAAATTAATCAAAGCAGGTTCAAAGTGCACGTGCGGAGAGATCGCGATTTTGCATTGGTCATGCGGTGACAAGGACAAGTCCAACGATTTTATTTGTGCTGGCCACGCACTAGCCAAGAATTATTACGGCATATACAGTGTTATTATACACGCTTTCGTATCGgccatgatatagtgtttttctatcacaacaaaacagtatcagccggcttataaagccacagaaacgatcaagcaaACAGGGTGATAAACAACAGCATTTTACAAGCTTTTGCCCGGCCGAGTTCAAAAAATGTCAATtcttttttcattttcattttctttttgcaACGATCCATAGATAAAAAAAGAACATATCAAAACCCTAGCTCCTTTCGATGACTCTTGAGCACATTTTGTTTCTTGGGTGTTAATTCATTCATGACTTTCCACTCATTGTATGGATATATATGGTGCATAACCTGGTAACCATGCTATTTACTAGTACTTCTCAACATTTAAAATACTACAAAAAACTAaataaaatattttaaatttCGTCTTTTCACTCAACCTCTGTGTTCGAATGAACCAGTATATATATATCCAGCAGATAAAGGATGGACTTGTCCTAGCGACGAATTCCCCTGATTTTTTTGTTAGCTGTTTTCAAGTTTCAACACTCCAAACTACAAATCCAAAGAACAATATTCTTTTGATCTTTTCCTCAGGCAACAAGCAAAGATGGCAAGGAAAACTTTTAAAAGGGTACACGTATTAACGTGGCGCCTCCGTTGGGGGATCTCTAATTAGTAATTATAAAAATGATAAAGGTGGAATTTTATAAAATTGTTAGTatatattttaaattttaattttcaTAATGATAGATGTGGGTCATTTAGATACAAAGTTAGAGGATTATttcaaattatctttcataatgactAAATAAATGTACATCCATTTATTGTTTGATAGCTTAGTTTAACTTGTTTTTAATCATTGTAATCTACATTTGTGGAATGTGAAATTTATTAACAACTAATAGCTAGATGTACATTATTCATATATTTTGCAGGAACTTCTCTATTAGACATGGTACTACATGCAGTGTGGGCACTGGTTGGAGGTTCTGTGTACGTAATTCTTCATCCTAAAGTCTCTATTGGACATGGTACTACATTGACCCACTAATTCATCAACAAATAAACCTTGAATATGAGATAAATTATGCCTAGTCCAATCTGATTATGTGCTATAGCTTTCAATACAATGTCATATAGTCCTTCGATTAAGTAACTCTACATTGAATTTATTCATGAGCATGCATGTATGTACCCAATGGCTCAGAAAGGATCTTAACTTGTAAGCCATTGTATTTTCTATTAAGCACTAATAAAAAAGCATGTAGGCAAACTATAGAAGAAAATACATACAGACAAAAACACTTACAATGGTCTAGATCTGGTTGATAGGAAGCATGTAAGTTGAGATAAAAAAGATCACCATAAAAATCAAAGTTGCCATTTCCATCTGCATTAAAACCTTCGTCCCCTGTAGCTATgtcatcatctccaacaaaaacaTGGAAAGGCTCTTCATCATGTGCAGGCTGCATATTAAGGTCTGGTATGGCTTCTCCTCCCCTATTTAGTAGGTGGTGTTCATCAAGAGCAGGTGAGTTTTGTGAGGTTGGAGTACTCCAATAACTTAGATAAGTGAAGAGACAAGTACTTGGGTTGATTATTTGGTTTTGCCCTCCAGTAATCTCAACTCCAACAAGATCATCTTGATGTGCATCATGGATCTAGAATagatcatcctcatcttcaggcTGCTTCTCGTTGAGGTCTGGTAAGGTCTCTCCCTCGTCAGGTGGTGGATTGTTCAAATCTAAAGCCATGGGTTCAAGGAAAGGGAGTGAAGAAAGATGGTGAGGCAGTCATCGCTAGGCTTTTATAAGCCAAGGAAGGAGTAAATGGCGGCATCTAAAATTTTATAATCTTTGCTTTCAACCACTTGAATAAAATTGATAAAGGTGGATATTTTATAAAATTGTTAGtatatattttaatttttttccaTAATGGTAGATGTGGGTCATTTAGATACAAAGTTAGAGGATTATttcaaattatctttcataatgacaaaAATCTGGGTAATTTAGACGCGATGTTaggggttattttaaattatgttttataatggccaaggtgggtaatttacatgcaaatttaggggttattttgaattattttttatAATGGTTGATGTgggtaataatttatataaaaatataggggttattttgatttatgttttgtaatgacagaggtgggtaatttaaatTAGGTggtactttatgtatttttcataatggcaaTGGTGGGTAATTTTTTAATAAACTACAGTAGATCtatagcctgttcgtttcggctggattggcttataagccatagctggaggtactgctggctggtttggtgtgagagaaaaatactgttcgttggctgataagccaaggcGTATAAGCTGAATACAGGCTGCTAATGGCTAGTATCATTGACGATGACTAGAGTCTACCAAATCAAAGGCCAGGTATTTACCCTCTCCCACGCGAATATGAGCGTCGTGCTCCcaaccgctgccgccgccgccctcgacaCCGCTCAgtccccctcctctctcctaaCCAGTGATCTCATCGATGGACAGAGGAGTGGGACCGATCTCTTTCCCCTTCATAGTTCTTGGTTAGGTTTGTGGATCATTGTTGATCCAGGTTTTAGTTTCTCGTGTCATTGTCgaggtggtggaggtgatgattgcTTGCAATAATATCTCTCTGGCTTCTCCTTGATGATGTTTGATCTAGCATCGGCGGAGGGCTAGTGAGAGTTTGGTTTGTCAgatctgttcttcttcttcagatcTTGGCTTGTTGTGTGCTTATCAGAGGAAGCAGTTGGTTGGCTTTCGATATGACAATTTTGATCTCTTCTTTTGATATGTTCTACAGCAAGGTCCGGCATCTTCAACACGCTATTTTTGATGGTGAAGGATTGTAAACCCGCGTCCTTTGGAGGTTTCCTTCAGCCGATGTTCTTTAAGTGGGTACTAGATCTCGTTATATGTGGTGAGTGGCTTTTTCAGTCTTCTAAGCCTTGTTTGACGAGAGTGTTTGCAGGTGTCCTTTTTCTTTGCTGTCTTCATGTACAGTACGATCTTCAAACGTCGGTAGGCAGTGGACGTTCGAAGGAAGAAGACGATTGATTTGGTTTTTGATGCACTCTTATTTTTTAGAGGTTGTTTTGTGTCTTTTTGTCCATCTTTTGTACCAGACTTTGTTTTCCTTGAGATTTACTAGATGTGACTCGTT
The nucleotide sequence above comes from Miscanthus floridulus cultivar M001 chromosome 18, ASM1932011v1, whole genome shotgun sequence. Encoded proteins:
- the LOC136521649 gene encoding uncharacterized protein, with amino-acid sequence MAAVAAPPSESEQAAAREPKPKPTPTPPPSCPRATLDPQLLMAARRGDSKLLKDLLELKDDDVVEVEQATRNAAATSVAAVAEQVSIDVEVDRHSGAPPPPAAALASASPWSLLVPVVLDEDEMTTIEGDSLLHVVAACGDGEDFIDCAKMIVRDYYGHKGRGGAAAMRLALEAPNNKGGTPLHCAARAGNVNMMSCLVDLLTEATAADEAAVKKFLRRKNRCGETALHQAVRAASKAAIDKLLSVDPDLACSSSRAREEDAGAGAGAACSPFFLAVSLWGEHDEMNIARHLFVKTRRSIRSELSYYCSGPDGRNVLHAAVSRASVKTVVLLSQLLTGAAAASASVEMETAPGLLLLSQLASMRDKENGSTPLHLAASLDGLPSSLLIFPPQVLPPPPGTTPLWPLGTDAASVSVHKVVARLVLGGSRYSQILPLMLSLVLNANVAMAYQPDNTGLYPIHVAAGSGSLCVVEMLLKWCPDCATLRDAKGRTLLHVAAEEGRYNVVRYVCRQSQSQKQRQSRRARPGSAAAAAAARLAGLLSSILNAQDMNGDTPLHRAVHAAQFPVVLHLIGNQQVHLDVPNNVGMRPIDVSWTTLPLDAYYAWDLRLWIRRSLLPLGAPYGENNRGDLFRKKCVLSNQDEEKKMSENLTAAAQVLALFSVLITTVTFASAFTLPGGSRSAGDGTGGGGAGTPVLGGPRRSYAFDAFILADALAFGLSLFATSILLYAGVPAASLQGRFYLINFAYGLMWHSGRSLLAAFGLGLFVVLLPVARSIAIAVAVLMIYLAALILKECEGIISLGDIPVIGIGRSRQLSPRDRVLGWILFVFNHFWSYVIIFGFPAIRRWPRFTLSPY